The Syntrophomonadaceae bacterium DNA window CTTCGCCAGTTGACAGCCTCTCCCGGCCAATTGCGATTGGTGTATGAAGAAAACTGGAAAATAAACCGGTCGGTTGCATAAAAAAAATAAACCTATACAGGCAAACGGCAACATTGTGCAATACTACTCGTTTGCTCATTTGAAGATGCCCAGTTGATAAAAACGAGCAAAAGCTTCATAACTTAAGGGGTAACGATCCGTGTAGACTGCTTGTTTTCAAAGGAACATTTGGCAAGAGTTACAAAAAAGTCAATTTCAAGAGTGCACAAGATTTTTGGATAATTTCATGCGTCAGCTCTGTGTGTTGCTGTATATAATTGACAGGATGGGCAAAATAATATAGAATAAATACCGATTATTGGCTTGTCCGAAGGAGGAGAATGGGGAAATATGGGAAAAGCAAAATTTGAGCGGAAGAAGCCCCACGTTAATGTAGGGACGATAGGGCATGTGGACCATGGGAAGACAACCCTGACGGCAGCAATCACCTTAGTATTGTCCAAGGTAGGCGGGGCAGTGGCAACAGCCTACGATCAGATTGACAATGCACCCGAGGAGAGAGAAAGAGGCATTACCATCAACACCGCCCATGTGGAATACGAGACAGCCTCCCGGCACTATGCCCATGTGGATTGTCCCGGGCACGCCGACTATGTTAAGAACATGATCACCGGGGCGGCCCAGATGGACGGAGCTATATTGGTGGTTAGCGCGGCCGATGGTCCGATGCCCCAGACCAGAGAGCATATTTTGCTGGCCCGCCAGGTAGGAGTGCCATATATTGTCGTATTTTTGAACAAGGCCGACATGGTAGACGACCAGGAGCTGATGGAGCTCGTAGAGATGGAAGTGCGCGAGTTATTAAGCGACTATGAATTTCCCGGCGACGAGATTCCAATGATCGCCGGTTCAGCATTAAAGGCCATGGAATGCGGCTGCGGCAAGCGGGAGTGCGAGTGGTGCAACAAGATCTGGGCCTTGATGGATGCAGTAGACAGCTATATCCCCACCCCCAAGCGCGACATTGACAAGCCCTTTTTGTTGCCCGTGGAAGACGTATTTACCATTACCGGCCGGGGCACAGTGACGACCGGGAGAGTAGAGCGCGGTACCATCAAAGTGGGAGAAGAAGTAGAGATTGTAGGGTTTACCACCAGCCCGCGGAAGACCGTGGTTACCGGAGTTGAGATGTTTCGCAAGCTATTAGATCAAGCCCAGGCCGGAGACAACGTGGGGACCTTGTTAAGAGGAGTAGACCGCAAGGACGTAGAGCGGGGCCAGGTATTGGCCAAGCCCGGCTCCATCAAGCCCCACACCAAGTTTTTTGCAGAAGTATACGTCTTGACCAAGGAAGAGGGCGGGCGCCACACCCCCTTCTTTAACGGGTACCGTCCCCAGTTTTACTTTAGGACCACCGATGTGACCGGAGTGGCCCACCTGCCCGAAGGAGTAGAGATGGTGATGCCCGGAGACAACATCAAGATGACAATTGAGCTGATTACCCCGATTGCTATTGAAGAAGGTTTGCGGTTCGCTATTCGTGAAGGCGGCCGGACAGTAGGAGCAGGAGTAGTAAGTAAAATAGGCTAATTCGGCGATAAGGCCGGCGAAAAGACAGGGACCGGGGGCAACAAACCCCTGTTCCCTGCTTGCTTTTTTAAAGGCTTTTCCCTTGCGGGGGACTTTGTTAAAGACCAGGGTTGTTTAAAAACAATGAGATGGTGAAAGACTAGATGGGTGTCATGCCAGAAAATTTGTTGGAACCATCAAGTATTGACACGCTTTTTATTGTATGATAAATTGATTGGGTGACGACCTGAGGGCTGGAAGGAAACTGGAGGTGCTTGTAATGCGGCTGGGTATTACCTTGGCTTGCACCGAGTGCAAGAGAAGAAATTATGTGACTACAAAAAATAAAAAAAACGACCCTGACCGGGTAGAGGTTAAAAAATATTGTAGCCACTGCAAGACCCATACTCCCCATAAAGAAACAAAATAGCTAGGCGGTTCTTCCAAGGGACAAGGGTCGAGTACATCCGTTAATAGGAACGGGGACACACCGCTGAAGTAAGGAAAGGGGACACACCTGCTGAAGTCTGGGCCATTTTTTGAGGACAGGAATATCCCCAATCAATGCTCTTTGCAGGCAGAATGTATTTAAACTAAGGCAACGGGAATATACACGCTTAAGTGCAACGGAACGCGGAATGTCCCCAATTAGTGAGAGGATGTGAAATCTCTTTGGTCACAGCCAATCGTGTAGCAAATGCTGCTAAGTTTAGCGAAAGAGTCAGCAAGTATTTTCGTGGTGTCTGGTCGGAACTGAAGAAGGTCCATTGGCCTGATCGGAGCCAGCTGATAACCTATACCTCGGTAGTAATCGGGGCGGTTATTCTGGTGGCCATAATGATCTGGATAGTGGATTCCATTTTAAGCTTCTTACTGGGTGCTATTTTATAACATAGCTGGCATCGGCCTGTCTTGGTTCTTAAGTCCCGGCTGCTAAAGGGGAATCGTGACCTCGTATAAAGATGCGGGGGTATTAGAGTGGGTAGCCACCTTTGATCTAGTATGGGAGCGGCGTATTGACTGGAAATGCAGGATTGGGTGGACTGCCTCCTCCGGAGGTTTCGAAATGGATAAACAATGGTTTGTTATTCATACCTATTCTGGGTACGAAAACAAGGTCAAGGCTAACCTGGAAAAGCGTGTTGAGTCAATGAATATAGGCGATAAGATTTTCCGGGTGCTGGTGCCTGTGGAAGACGAAATCCAGCTTAAAGACGGCAAGAAAAAAATCACCAAGCGCAAGGTTTATCCTGGCTATGTGATGGTGGAAATGATTATGACCGACACCTCCTGGTATGTTGTGCGCAACACCCCGGGGGTTACCGGTTTTGTTGGAACCGGCGCCAAACCTATTCCTCTGCACCCTGCCGAGTCTAAACAGATTTTGA harbors:
- the secE gene encoding preprotein translocase subunit SecE encodes the protein MVTANRVANAAKFSERVSKYFRGVWSELKKVHWPDRSQLITYTSVVIGAVILVAIMIWIVDSILSFLLGAIL
- the tuf gene encoding elongation factor Tu, with translation MGKAKFERKKPHVNVGTIGHVDHGKTTLTAAITLVLSKVGGAVATAYDQIDNAPEERERGITINTAHVEYETASRHYAHVDCPGHADYVKNMITGAAQMDGAILVVSAADGPMPQTREHILLARQVGVPYIVVFLNKADMVDDQELMELVEMEVRELLSDYEFPGDEIPMIAGSALKAMECGCGKRECEWCNKIWALMDAVDSYIPTPKRDIDKPFLLPVEDVFTITGRGTVTTGRVERGTIKVGEEVEIVGFTTSPRKTVVTGVEMFRKLLDQAQAGDNVGTLLRGVDRKDVERGQVLAKPGSIKPHTKFFAEVYVLTKEEGGRHTPFFNGYRPQFYFRTTDVTGVAHLPEGVEMVMPGDNIKMTIELITPIAIEEGLRFAIREGGRTVGAGVVSKIG
- the rpmG gene encoding 50S ribosomal protein L33; its protein translation is MRLGITLACTECKRRNYVTTKNKKNDPDRVEVKKYCSHCKTHTPHKETK
- the nusG gene encoding transcription termination/antitermination protein NusG; this encodes MDKQWFVIHTYSGYENKVKANLEKRVESMNIGDKIFRVLVPVEDEIQLKDGKKKITKRKVYPGYVMVEMIMTDTSWYVVRNTPGVTGFVGTGAKPIPLHPAESKQILKQMGVTEPKARIDLVIGQNVRVASGPFENFIGTVEEINPEKGKLRVLVSMFGRETPVELEFGQIEKL